A stretch of the Panicum virgatum strain AP13 chromosome 9N, P.virgatum_v5, whole genome shotgun sequence genome encodes the following:
- the LOC120693247 gene encoding uncharacterized protein LOC120693247, with product MAPKTLVLAALLLVAVAAGQVPRCAGLGASSSTNASVVISGMVPCSTGSKINVAAAAPFPNANVQVLCNGNAMAGATATTDMTGKFLMSLPDARKEMLTAIVANQCKLVVNTPLAACDASLAGAAGTLASPLKLLGISTGSDGGDLGGILGGIIGAIIGIINGLVGGIINLAAQDFTFA from the exons ATGGCGCCGAAGACCCTTGTCCTAGCCGCgctgctcctcgtcgccgtcgccgccggccaggtGCCGCGCTGCGCGGGGTTGGGGGCGAGCTCCTCCACCAACGCCAGCGTCGTCATCTCCGGCATGGTGCCATGCTCCACGGGGAGCAAAATcaacgtggcggcggcggcgccgttcccTA ACGCAAACGTGCAGGTCCTGTGCAACGGCAATGCGATGGCTGGCGCGACCGCGACCACGGACATGACCGGGAAGTTCCTCATGAGCTTGCCCGATGCCAGAAAGGAAATGCTCACCGCTATAGTGGCCAACCAGTGCAAACTGGTCGTGAACACCCCGCTGGCCGCCTGCGACGCTTCcttggccggcgccgccgggacGCTGGCGTCGCCGCTGAAGCTCCTGGGCATCAGCACCGGTAGCGACGGCGGCGATCTCGGTGGGATCCTCGGCGGCATCATCGGTGCCATCATCGGGATCATCAATGGCCTCGTTGGCGGCATCATCAACCTCGCCGCCCAGGACTTCACATTCGCCTAG